A genomic region of Natronomonas salsuginis contains the following coding sequences:
- a CDS encoding asparaginase: MTESSDAHKKPHVHIVATGGTIANVGGEYDSPENFLTADDLIEELPKLEEVANITSTGISRLGSSHLIPDVWYDVYEEIMLHAESDDPPDGFVITHGSNTSEETAYFLNLALDTDLPVVVTAAQRGIGKVGHDGFKNLFDAVRTAASPESVGRGALLVANDEIHHSRDVSKLASNRPDAWESSNFGKVGIASPNQPIRFYRSTARKSGTDTVFSLSETPLEEFPLTDIHIVYSALGEDNTVVDAIADDAAGIVVAGFMTGGAASRPEGPSQSEALERAAKKEIPIVMCTRGSYGCIEPKGQDLPGGYGIGGDTLRPQKARILLALGLTKTSDPEELKDFFETY, from the coding sequence ATGACTGAATCGAGTGATGCCCACAAAAAGCCGCACGTCCATATCGTTGCAACCGGAGGAACGATTGCAAACGTTGGTGGAGAGTATGATAGTCCTGAAAATTTCCTTACTGCGGATGATCTGATAGAAGAGCTTCCAAAGCTCGAGGAGGTAGCAAACATAACCTCGACAGGTATCTCACGGTTAGGGAGTTCACACTTAATCCCAGACGTCTGGTACGATGTCTACGAAGAGATTATGCTGCATGCAGAGAGCGATGATCCGCCAGACGGATTCGTCATTACTCATGGCTCCAATACATCAGAAGAAACAGCATACTTTCTGAATTTAGCACTCGATACGGACCTGCCAGTTGTTGTTACAGCTGCCCAGCGGGGCATCGGCAAAGTCGGCCACGATGGCTTTAAAAATCTTTTTGACGCAGTTCGAACCGCAGCTTCGCCTGAATCGGTCGGGCGGGGCGCGTTACTCGTTGCTAATGATGAAATACATCATTCACGTGATGTCTCCAAACTAGCGAGCAACCGTCCAGATGCATGGGAATCATCTAACTTTGGAAAAGTTGGTATAGCAAGTCCGAATCAGCCGATCAGGTTCTATCGGTCGACTGCTCGAAAAAGCGGTACTGACACAGTGTTCAGTCTCAGCGAGACTCCCCTAGAAGAGTTTCCGCTTACGGACATCCACATCGTGTATTCAGCATTAGGTGAAGATAATACAGTCGTTGATGCTATTGCTGACGATGCAGCGGGAATCGTTGTCGCAGGATTCATGACGGGGGGTGCCGCATCGCGACCCGAAGGACCATCACAGTCGGAAGCACTCGAACGAGCTGCAAAAAAAGAGATACCGATTGTTATGTGTACTCGTGGCAGCTACGGCTGTATTGAACCAAAAGGCCAGGACCTACCGGGGGGGTATGGAATCGGTGGTGATACGCTGCGTCCTCAGAAAGCACGTATTCTGCTAGCATTAGGACTGACAAAAACGTCAGATCCAGAAGAGCTCAAAGACTTCTTCGAAACGTACTAG